In Leptolyngbya sp. O-77, the genomic window CACGTCCACCAAAATTTCTCCAGCGATCAGCAGGTCATCGGCAAGCGGTTCGCTGGTGTAGGTGACGACATCCGTGCGGCTGTCCAGCGCCGCCCGATCGACTGGGCCCGGCGGCACAGTGGCATGGCCGCCCAGCGCGGGCACGGGTCGCCACGGGTCGTGAACAAAGCTGTCGGGCACTGCGGCTCCCCCGTCAACATCCACCGCCGACGCACCCATTTGGGGAGTCAGCGTGCCGTGGCCGTCGCCCATCGCCGCCAGACCGTCGCTGGCCAGCCAGAGCGGCGTTTTGGGCGGATTGGGAAACGCACCGAGCGATCGCCACTGGTTGCTGCCCAAATCAAACAAATGCACCGGCGACTCGTACATTAGCTCAGAATCAATGCCCTTGAGAAACTGGTCAAACCAGCGGATCTGCACCTGGTCAATCGGTGAACTGGCCGCCGGGCCATAGTCCACGCTGCCGACGCGCCGCCCCCAGGGCAGGTGCGCCCAGGGCCCCACCCAAAGGTGCTGGAGATAGCTGCTGCGGGCCGCCATCGAGCGATAGAGCCGCAGCGTGCCCCGCAGGTGCGTATCAAACCAGCCGCCGATGTGCAGCATGGGCAGATCTACTTCACCCCAATAGGTCTTGGGCGAGAGCCGTCGCCAATAGTCGGCCGTGGGGTCAGGGTTGCTCAGCCAGTCGTGATAGAAAGAGTCGGGCGCGAGGCGTTCCAGTAGTTCCGAGCGGGGGCAGACCGGATCGACCTTAAACGGCGCATGGGCAACTGCATACAGCGCTTCGTAAGCCTCTGGATCGCCCTGGCGGCGGGCGGTTTCGCTGGCCAGTTGCAGCGCCCAACTGAGATTGTTCTGATAGCAAAAGGCTCCGCCTTCGTAGGCCCAGTCGGCGTAGAGGTCAAAGGCGACCATGCTGGGGCAGATGGTTCGCAGGGCAGCAGGTTGGGCGATCGCCGCGTAGAGCTGGGTCATGCCCTGATAGGAAAAGCCATACATCCCCACCTGTCCCGTGCTACCCGGAAGCTGGGAGGCCCATTCCACCGTGTCGGCTCCGTCCTCGATCTCGTGGGCAAACAGACTAAACTCGCCCTCCGAAGTGCCCCGCCCGCGCACGTCCTGAATCACCACGATGTAGCCGTGGGCGGCATACCAGGCGGGATGAGCATAGACCACCGTAGAGGCGATCGCCCGTCCGTAGGGCTGGCGCATCAGCAGCACTGGGAACGGCCCCTCTGCATCGGGATAATAGACATCCGCATCCAGCCGCACCCGATCGCGGGTG contains:
- a CDS encoding CocE/NonD family hydrolase, whose product is MPPSPRDFAMLPVLPKKTASMYTRDRVRLDADVYYPDAEGPFPVLLMRQPYGRAIASTVVYAHPAWYAAHGYIVVIQDVRGRGTSEGEFSLFAHEIEDGADTVEWASQLPGSTGQVGMYGFSYQGMTQLYAAIAQPAALRTICPSMVAFDLYADWAYEGGAFCYQNNLSWALQLASETARRQGDPEAYEALYAVAHAPFKVDPVCPRSELLERLAPDSFYHDWLSNPDPTADYWRRLSPKTYWGEVDLPMLHIGGWFDTHLRGTLRLYRSMAARSSYLQHLWVGPWAHLPWGRRVGSVDYGPAASSPIDQVQIRWFDQFLKGIDSELMYESPVHLFDLGSNQWRSLGAFPNPPKTPLWLASDGLAAMGDGHGTLTPQMGASAVDVDGGAAVPDSFVHDPWRPVPALGGHATVPPGPVDRAALDSRTDVVTYTSEPLADDLLIAGEILVDVCCNADTFSFDLSAALSEVKPNGTVLQFTQGYLRIGTHYPAQPAPRYTIALQPTCIQLPKGSALRLSLSGASSPAYPVNAGGGTLPADSQLIDARVITVSVYSGTTDAPSRVMLPVVKSVDL